The genomic segment TTTCGCAGGGCGTTTCTGGCTGATGCGATGACAACGTGCATGTCTTGTTCCTTTTGGCTGGCAATCGTTGGTATGACGCAAAAATAGGCAGAGTTGGAAGTTTGTGCCAATCGATCTGGCAGTTTACGACAGCATAACTCCGTAGTTCGTATCTGGCATTGAAAGTTCCGTGACAGAACGTAACTAGCTCGACCTGGCTGTTCGCGGCCCTGAGGCGACAACCAGGGCCACGCCAGCCACGGCAACCGCGCCTCCAGCCATGGCCATTGGCCCCAATCGCTCATCGAACAGGATAAACGCCTCCAGTGCCGTGACTGGCGGCACCAGATAAAACAAACTCGCCACCTGAGAGGCCGCCCCCCGGCGAATCAGCCACATTAGAAGCAGAATGGCACTGACAGACAGGCCAAATACCAGCCAGCCAAGGGCCAGTTTGAACTGAAGCGTCCACTCCACAGTCCGGGTCTCCAGCAACATCGCACCAACACCAAACAAGACCGCCGCGGCGGTATACTGAATCATGGTGCCAGACACCAGATCAACCGACGTGCCAAACCGTTTCTGGTAAACGGTGCCAAGGGAGATTCCAATCAGCGCCAACCCTGCCCAGACCAGTGTCAGCCCGGGTAGCCCTGTATCACCGGTGCTGGTTCCTCCAAACTTTTCTGCAATCACCAGAGAAACACCCACAAGCCCCAAGACCAACCCCACCCACTGCTTTCCCGAAACCACCTCACGCAGAAACACCACAGCCGCCAGCGCGGTTACTAAAGGCTGTAAGCCTACAATGAGCGACACCAGCCCAGATGACATACCCTGATCAATGGCGTAAAAAACACCACCAAGGTAACAGCCATGAACCAGAATACCGGTGATCGCCACATGACCGGCGCTACGCCAGCCCGGCCATCGGGCACCCATGATGATGGCCAAGACGGCCAACGGTATTAACGTGATCAGCATGCGGATAAACAACAGCGTAAAAGGCTCTGCATACGGCAGGCCGTACTTGGCACCAATGAATCCGGTGCTCCAGAGCCAGACAAACAGGGCAGGTACGAAGAAGGAAAAGAAAACCGGGGGCATGGATCAAAGCTCGGCTGATAGGAATCCTGGCAGGAGACTATAGCCTGCCAGAACCCGCCCAGACAGGCACAGAACTCAGCTAACCGACCATCACAGTCAAGCGCTCGTCAACATCGATTGCAGTTTCTGAGTAAACTCTACGGCCTCGCAGCCCAAGGGGGTCAGGTATCCCCCGTCTTTCTGGCTGATCAACCCTTTTGCAAACAGCGACTCTGCCGCCCGGACCGTTTCCGGCG from the Marinobacter sp. LQ44 genome contains:
- a CDS encoding DMT family transporter, whose translation is MPPVFFSFFVPALFVWLWSTGFIGAKYGLPYAEPFTLLFIRMLITLIPLAVLAIIMGARWPGWRSAGHVAITGILVHGCYLGGVFYAIDQGMSSGLVSLIVGLQPLVTALAAVVFLREVVSGKQWVGLVLGLVGVSLVIAEKFGGTSTGDTGLPGLTLVWAGLALIGISLGTVYQKRFGTSVDLVSGTMIQYTAAAVLFGVGAMLLETRTVEWTLQFKLALGWLVFGLSVSAILLLMWLIRRGAASQVASLFYLVPPVTALEAFILFDERLGPMAMAGGAVAVAGVALVVASGPRTARSS
- a CDS encoding TIGR02647 family protein translates to MPFSPNHLAELNLLLQFPSISTQEGIKVHAHSAAPETVRAAESLFAKGLISQKDGGYLTPLGCEAVEFTQKLQSMLTSA